The Glycine soja cultivar W05 chromosome 19, ASM419377v2, whole genome shotgun sequence genomic sequence ttattgacttttataataattattttaaaaatcatattaacaaCGAATTATAATTGGACAACAATGTAAAAgtgttaaattattagtatataatcattaaaatctaataaaaatatgttttttatgagtttaatatttatacattaacagtataaaataattttatgtattgttatctaatcataatttattatttaaattattttaaaataattactttaaaaagtcaataaatttaatatatgatgGATTGTGATTAGATTAGGTGTataaatttttagtatataatcatttttctctatttttatttatgtctaTAGCTTAATTGACCATGCACCAAGGGAAAGAAAAGTGGTACTAGTAGACCACACATTTAGTTTAtcggaaaaaagaaaacaattcatTGTACGATATAAAGAATCGACCAATCGAGGACAACTGATCAGggtaaaaaaatgaagatcGAATCTATTGATGCGATAGAAGCAAAAGAAGATGCTAAGgaggaaaatatatatatatagggataTGATGATACGATGTATAGTATACATAATTAATTGCAGAAcaccaaacacaaacaatataGTATCTAACATAAAGCATGGCACGGGAGAACCCTCTTGTTATTGGGGGTGTGATTGGGGATGTTCTCAATCCTTTTACAATCTccgtttcttttactatttcaaTCAATAATAGGGCGATTAGCAATGGCTTGGAACTGAGGCCCTCTCAAGTTGTTAATCGCCCTAGAGTCACTGTTGGTGGTGAAGACCTAAGGACCTTCTACACACTGGTAAGTAGTAGTGGAAATTAACTAGCTATATATAGTGGATACTTGAAGTCTTAATTAACAAATAAGCAGTAGTGGAAATTAACTAGTGAAATTAACAGCTAGTTGCATGCtatttacataaaaatttatgGTTGAATATCAGGTTATGGTGGATGCAGATGCACCTAGCCCTAGCAACCCTGTCTTGAGGGAATACCTTCACTGGTGAGTTATCTTgatatgcttctttttttggtatttttgtttatcattcaatgttagttgttagtttttgttcGTGAAAGTATTCAAATCCATTAccttctccccctttctttcctttcatcATCAAGTTAACCATATAATCTCTCTTAATTTGTTTCTTTCTCTGAATTTCTATCTGTTTTTGGTAGAAGCACGGGTGAAATTCTAAAATtagcaaaaaatattgatgttaaTTTGTATTTAAAGTCTATATATAGCTGTAGAGCCTAAACCTAAATAAGTATATAAATGCtgctcaaattttataaattttttgtgaCTTGCTTACTAATATATATTCGTTTGTTATCAATCTTCTCTCTTTAACATTGGCAGGATGGTGACAGATATTCCAGCTACcacaaatgcaagctttgataagtacaaataTTCTATGTGCTGTTCATAAGCTTGTATGTGAGTTGTTCTTCAAGCAAGTGTTAAAATGGGTATTGATGTTTCTATCAATTTGAACTTCACCTGCTGCATGCATATCAATTGATGAGGAAGggttagtattattattaatcCCTCGATCGTTAagttattcattttaaattcaGTCCCATTCACgactttatattaatttaattcccGTTGATCAAAGCTTAGAGATTAAGGTGTCAATTTAGAAGACATTCATTGGAACAACTAATAAGAAATTCATTCAAGGTTAAAAAAAGTAGACTACAATTTTTGCAACTATTCTAATGATGATTAAACTTATGTTATATaaacacttaattaattaagttgtttattCAAATATATCTTTAACCCTCGATCGTGAGAAGAATTTGAGCTGAGGCAAATTATAACTATTAAAGAGCTAACTGATTAACGGAAGTAAATTGGATGAATGaatgatatattataaaaaaattattttattggaaaGTAAATCAGAGTAAGGATAAACATACAGTGAAGGacttaaatatatctttttctGTCAACAAAACTATTATTTCTATAATTACTCTGCAACTAtgtgcctttttatttttattttttggcaaaACCCCGGTATCATGTACAGTTAAACCATTGTGCATATCGGTTCAGAAATGTAAttgtcaaaaaaagaaaagaaaaagtctgCGTGATGCATGTATGTTAAGCTCGACCCCTCGTAATGAGACGAAATGTATAAAGATTAAACAAACTGATACgttttaaatatatagtttGTCAAACAGTATGCACAATTGCACATGACCATGAGTTTATCCATTTTCACACTTTTAATAAGCATTTCGGCTAAATTTCAAATCTATGAATATGGCAGGTTaggaaaataacatttttattttttttataaatcacacatatagcaattactttttttgttaattatagtCTCTTATATAATTTAGAATGTGTAAGTGAACACAAGAACAATAATCCCATTGTGCTTTGTGTGTGGgtaggtttttattttttttttcatcattgaACTAATTAACGGTATTGATCTTCAACCAAAAGGAACAAATTATTATATCCTTgcaaaattagaaattatcaaaAGGAATTTTGTCTCTTCTAACAATAAGAAAATTTCATACActgttgaaaattaaaatctaattcAATATGTCTAGGAGACTCGCTAGTTATCTGAACAACTATATATTGGACTTTGTAggttgtgtgtatatatataagattttgcattaacttattattttcttatgtacaataatcattttttttacagaatctagaatatatatatagcaactcaactatttcataaatttatacttatttaaaatattctattttcACACAAGATGGACATAATAATTACTTATAACATTTTATACGCCAGTTTAACCAAtcattattttctatatataatttcttGCAAACATATATCTTCCATTTCTAATTATGCTGCTTATTCACTTTGTAGCACAgattgcattttaatgtttatctaTACGGTGACATAAACATTGGACATATTTATGCAGGGAGAGAGGTTGTGTTTTATGAGAGCCCGAACCCTTCAGCAGGGATTCATCGACTTGTGTTCATATTATTCCAGCAACTGGGCAGAGACACTGTCATCACCCCAGAATGGCGCCATAATTTCAATTCCAGAAACTTTGCTGAAATTAATAACCTTGCACCTGTTGCAGCAGCTTATGCCAACTGCCAAAGAGAGCGTGGTTGCGGTGGAAGGAGATATTAACAAGTTCAATGAAGATTTTTTTGGATGCCTCTACTCTAGCTTATACTTagagaaataaagagaaaagtgagagaaaatagaatttaatgtcTATGCCCTTTGATctgatgatataaaataatcattatctaatcacaaattattatttaaattattttaagataattatttaaaagttaataaatttatcatatatgataagttgTAATTGAGTGATGTTGTAATTGAGTGATggtataattctttttcttagtaataaaatagtatCACACCACTATCAAATAAGTTAGAAGAGTTacggagaaaaagaagaaattagtaTTAGAAGTAAATAaaatctctcattttttttaataataatttagagAGAAGGGTGTCATCTTTCAAGGCTAGAGCATTCAGAAACTTCTTCAACAGATTATTTGAAATAACGCTTGCTTCAATAAATTGTTGGAAGCGCCCACGTTCACGTTCcaaatcttttattattttggaacaTTTAGTTATTTTGAATCTGGTCCATTTCTCGTCCACATTCAACCCATATCtttgcaaccaccttcagtaacaaatcacATACCCATCATTTATCTCATCTCACGTTCTGATAACAAGTTGAGAGCTCTGTGATTgacagactctataaataggatcGGGTGCTCTCAGTTGTATCACCAAACccacttctctattcagaaaaaaaatgcaccatctattcagagtgagtaagggtctggaagaacaaaactCAAAACTATCTTTCAGGTTTGTGTGTGCGTCGCTTCCCGTTCAATTTGCAATGGCTGAAGATACGCTCGTAatatttaatttccactgtttGATCTCAATATGCTATTTaattgatttgcatgtttagatcagtatatatatatatatatatatatatatatatatatatatatatatatatatatttggtatcagagccacatAATACCTCTGCCTTGCCTTTATTATGTTTTGTTCAATTAAAGAAGAAACATGAACATTCAGCGTTAagcaaaatttttttttttaaatattaaaattttgtggctgaatttaatatttaaatattaaaagtttgaaCCTCTTTGAGAAAGCGTAAAAGGGAAGCGAAGCTAACTTTTACATATTAAATAATCTGATACGCTGAGAGGATGAAGATCTACATGC encodes the following:
- the LOC114399961 gene encoding protein FLOWERING LOCUS T-like, with the translated sequence MARENPLVIGGVIGDVLNPFTISVSFTISINNRAISNGLELRPSQVVNRPRVTVGGEDLRTFYTLVMVDADAPSPSNPVLREYLHWMVTDIPATTNASFGREVVFYESPNPSAGIHRLVFILFQQLGRDTVITPEWRHNFNSRNFAEINNLAPVAAAYANCQRERGCGGRRY